A stretch of Arctopsyche grandis isolate Sample6627 chromosome 9, ASM5162203v2, whole genome shotgun sequence DNA encodes these proteins:
- the LOC143916777 gene encoding uncharacterized protein LOC143916777: MSNLTFETTQKNGALLIVDEEYCYTRHRAASDISTEYWVCEQRSTCPGRGITKRNRREFHGSQEHNHLPNRLRLELRQVKIGIRKKASSAIGANTTTPIVQSLLKDTSVVVMARLPKIDSLKRTIQRHRNKTHVPPPLPRTRNEIIIPAQYQTTGNTNQPEQFLQWDSGSATNGEDRILMFTTQTNLDFLRSCQGVLMDGTFKTTPHLFTQLYTIHGTRLEGPDRKPGKAIPLVFLVLPNKNEETYVRAFHKLKTLLPGWEPDRVMMDFERAAINGFQTHWPRAQVTGCYFHLCQSIYRKIKELGLSRFYGQDTENAMQFKMVSALALVPPENVIDSWVELRDQIMRPWKMRQREEIRQKIDKFLDYFEDNYIGAVDGGVRSPPHVAAIDLWNVRARILEHYGRTDNEVEGFHMKVAKTVEMHFPNLWQFFRALQGLQAETKKLVSELNSGIIGRKQLLKYIQLAERIHNVTAEWPNRQNLETYLRGISNNSI; encoded by the coding sequence AATGGCGCTCTATTGATAGTAGACGAAGAATATTGTTACACGCGTCACAGAGCGGCTTCTGACATTAGTACAGAATATTGGGTATGCGAGCAGAGAAGCACGTGTCCTGGTCGCGGAATCACTAAAAGAAATAGAAGAGAGTTTCATGGATCACAGGAACACAATCATCTACCCAATAGGCTAAGGCTTGAGTTACGCCAAGTCAAAATCGGCATACGAAAAAAGGCATCGAGTGCAATCGGAGCAAATACTACCACCCCCATTGTACAATCTTTGTTGAAAGACACATCTGTTGTAGTGATGGCAAGATTGCCTAAAATCGACAGCTTAAAGAGAACCATACAGAGGCATAGGAATAAAACACACGTGCCACCTCCTCTGCCGCGAACGAGAAACGAAATTATAATTCCTGCACAATATCAAACCACGGGCAACACAAATCAACCGGAGCAATTTTTGCAGTGGGATTCTGGGTCTGCGACCAACGGTGAAGATCGAATTCTAATGTTCACCACACAAACTAATTTAGATTTCCTTAGAAGTTGCCAAGGCGTATTAATGGATGGCACTTTTAAAACCACTCCACATCTTTTCACTCAACTGTATACGATACACGGCACGCGACTGGAGGGCCCCGATCGAAAACCAGGAAAGGCAATTCCATTGGTATTTCTAGTCCTTCCTAACAAAAATGAAGAAACGTACGTGAGGGCTTTCCATAAATTAAAAACGCTTCTTCCAGGATGGGAGCCCGATCGGGTCATGATGGACTTTGAAAGAGCAGCCATCAACGGCTTTCAAACACATTGGCCGAGGGCACAGGTGACGGGCTGCTATTTTCATTTGTGCCAGAGTATCTATCGGAAAATCAAAGAGTTGGGATTGTCCAGATTTTATGGCCAGGATACAGAAAACGCCATGCAGTTTAAAATGGTGTCGGCGTTAGCACTAGTCCCCCCAGAAAATGTCATCGACAGCTGGGTGGAACTACGAGATCAAATTATGCGGCCGTGGAAGATGAGACAGAGAGAAGAAATTCGACAAAAGATCGATAAATTTCTCGATTATTTTGAGGATAACTATATAGGGGCTGTCGATGGAGGTGTGAGGAGTCCACCACACGTGGCTGCAATAGACTTATGGAATGTACGAGCGAGGATATTGGAGCATTATGGAAGGACCGACAATGAGGTCGAAGGGTTTCATATGAAGGTGGCGAAAACGGTCGAAATGCACTTTCCAAATTTATGGCAATTTTTTAGAGCCCTACAAGGTCTCCAAGCCGAAACAAAAAAGCTAGTGTCAGAATTGAACTCTGGGATTATCGGGAGAAAACAGTTGCTGAAGTATATTCAATTAGCAGAAAGAATCCACAACGTCACAGCTGAATGGCCAAATAGACAAAATTTAGAAACTTATCTGAGAGGAATATCTAATAATTCTATTTAA